A section of the Leminorella richardii genome encodes:
- a CDS encoding nicotinamide mononucleotide deamidase-related protein YfaY, with the protein MLIVEMMSTGDEVLHGQIVDTNAAWLADVFFQQGLPLSTRTTVGDELDTLISTLLERSLYADVLIVNGGLGPTSDDLSAQAAAAAAGVELVEHPEWIAHMESYFADRGRPMSVSNRKQAMLPSCAELVDNPVGTACGFSLVINDCLMFFTPGVPSEFKVMVNDQILPRLRQLYALPQPPLCLRLTTFGRTESGLAQQFDSLPLPEGCVMGYRSSAPIIELKLTGPAKQQEAMEAAWQQVKQGVASNILFEGTDGLPASVVRKLTEKGLTLAVSESFSAGLLSWGLTSVEAPLRGAEVVPKGEETSTLETFLARAKRVAEQYGAEIGLAVGEYQEGTLSVALCTPTNSIALRLRYMPRNHSVRVQQDVAVALALDTLSRWLRGRADFGQHYEWLEEQDIIIR; encoded by the coding sequence ATGCTGATAGTCGAGATGATGAGTACGGGAGACGAGGTTCTACACGGTCAAATCGTAGACACTAATGCGGCGTGGCTGGCGGACGTCTTTTTTCAGCAAGGGCTGCCGTTATCGACGCGCACGACGGTAGGGGACGAGCTGGACACGCTTATCAGTACGCTTCTGGAACGCAGTCTCTATGCCGATGTACTTATCGTTAACGGCGGGCTTGGCCCAACCAGTGACGACCTGAGCGCTCAGGCCGCTGCAGCGGCAGCGGGCGTGGAATTGGTTGAACATCCGGAATGGATTGCGCATATGGAAAGCTACTTTGCCGATCGCGGTCGTCCGATGTCAGTGAGTAACCGTAAGCAGGCTATGCTGCCCTCCTGTGCCGAGCTGGTGGATAATCCGGTAGGTACCGCCTGTGGATTTTCACTGGTGATTAACGACTGTCTGATGTTTTTTACTCCCGGCGTGCCGTCAGAGTTTAAAGTGATGGTCAACGATCAGATCCTTCCCCGCCTCCGTCAGCTTTATGCTTTGCCACAGCCTCCTCTGTGCCTACGCTTAACGACCTTTGGCCGAACTGAAAGTGGGCTAGCGCAGCAGTTTGACAGTCTGCCTCTGCCTGAAGGCTGTGTAATGGGCTACCGTTCCTCTGCGCCGATTATCGAACTTAAATTAACCGGTCCCGCAAAGCAGCAAGAGGCAATGGAAGCAGCCTGGCAGCAGGTGAAGCAGGGCGTTGCCAGCAATATCCTGTTTGAAGGAACAGATGGGTTACCGGCATCGGTGGTGCGCAAGCTGACTGAGAAAGGTTTAACGTTAGCCGTAAGTGAAAGCTTTAGCGCTGGGCTGCTGAGCTGGGGGCTGACGTCGGTCGAGGCGCCGCTGCGCGGTGCCGAGGTGGTGCCAAAAGGGGAGGAAACGAGCACGCTGGAGACGTTTTTGGCGCGGGCAAAGCGCGTGGCGGAACAATACGGTGCTGAAATAGGGCTGGCGGTGGGTGAATACCAAGAGGGAACATTGTCCGTGGCGCTGTGTACACCAACAAACAGCATTGCGCTACGGTTACGCTATATGCCGCGAAACCACAGCGTTCGGGTTCAGCAAGATGTTGCTGTAGCGCTGGCGCTGGATACACTGTCTCGCTGGCTGCGTGGAAGAGCAGATTTTGGTCAGCACTATGAGTGGCTTGAAGAGCAGGACATCATCATTCGCTGA
- the hypT gene encoding hypochlorite stress DNA-binding transcriptional regulator HypT, producing MKNIETKWLYDFLTLEASRHFSHAAEERNISQPAFSRRIKALESAVGVELFDRTTTPLQLTEEGKLFHSQTRSLLQQMECNLNELSGHNLLSLPNIKIAVAHSLAFTLLPKLIHSLSGYGSEFVYHVEAIDVVQVVNTLREGKNDFSISFYDEDLMQSPFCHLKIFESELYPVCATDQYGRPRFDIYRPQVPLLNYTSASYMGRLVNRRLGEVKAIDPKTLFMSSMSELLKNMALDGHGIAWLPIYSVVNELKEKRLVCLDTPELTIPIQAYIYRMDTRLNKTAEHFWDILKSGIPEEIRNL from the coding sequence ATGAAAAATATAGAGACAAAGTGGCTGTACGATTTTCTGACTCTTGAGGCAAGCCGTCATTTTTCTCACGCTGCCGAAGAGCGGAATATTTCTCAACCGGCCTTTAGCCGCCGCATTAAAGCACTGGAGTCAGCCGTTGGGGTTGAGTTATTCGACCGCACTACCACACCACTACAGCTGACCGAAGAAGGGAAACTGTTTCACTCCCAAACCCGAAGCCTTCTTCAGCAGATGGAGTGCAACCTCAACGAACTGTCAGGCCATAATCTGTTAAGCCTGCCCAATATCAAGATCGCCGTCGCCCACTCTCTGGCCTTTACCCTGCTGCCAAAGCTCATCCACTCCCTATCCGGCTATGGCAGTGAGTTCGTTTACCACGTAGAGGCTATCGACGTTGTGCAGGTGGTCAACACGCTGCGCGAGGGGAAAAACGACTTCAGCATCTCTTTCTACGACGAAGACCTGATGCAGTCGCCATTTTGTCATCTGAAAATATTTGAGTCTGAGCTTTATCCCGTCTGCGCCACGGATCAGTATGGCCGCCCGAGATTCGATATCTATCGGCCTCAGGTCCCTTTGCTCAACTACACTAGTGCATCATACATGGGGCGGCTGGTTAACCGACGCCTTGGTGAGGTAAAAGCCATAGACCCCAAAACCCTGTTCATGTCTTCAATGAGCGAACTGCTTAAAAACATGGCGCTGGACGGCCACGGCATTGCCTGGCTACCTATTTACTCGGTGGTTAACGAGCTAAAAGAAAAGCGACTGGTTTGCTTAGACACGCCAGAGCTCACCATTCCCATTCAAGCCTATATCTATCGGATGGACACCCGATTAAATAAAACTGCTGAACACTTCTGGGACATTTTGAAAAGCGGCATCCCAGAAGAAATCAGAAACCTCTAG